In one window of Campylobacter coli DNA:
- a CDS encoding shikimate dehydrogenase: MKFLAVIGDPISHSKSPRIHNNAIQVLKLDGIYTRYHLQDYHQLRQDFFKLKLQGANITLPFKEVALEIADVKDEFARNIGSANTLCLRDGKIYAYNTDALGFLEAIKEFEGINKALILGAGGTALALAFALKQKGVEVCVVNRSEKRFKDFTLYKTSLYDALDDFDFDLVINSTSAGLKDDDLPCDKILLDKILSRAKFAFDVIYGKETSFLKLSKEHNLKTKDGFDMLLWQAVFAFELFFDVKDKREKIKNAMQEALKLES; the protein is encoded by the coding sequence ATGAAATTTTTAGCTGTTATTGGTGATCCTATCTCGCATTCTAAATCACCTAGAATTCATAACAATGCCATTCAAGTTCTTAAACTTGATGGTATTTACACACGCTATCATCTACAAGATTATCATCAATTAAGACAAGATTTTTTTAAGTTAAAGCTTCAAGGTGCAAATATTACTTTGCCATTTAAGGAAGTAGCTTTGGAAATAGCTGATGTCAAGGATGAGTTTGCTCGTAATATCGGCTCTGCAAATACTTTGTGTTTAAGAGATGGAAAAATTTATGCTTACAATACAGATGCCTTAGGTTTTTTAGAAGCCATTAAAGAATTTGAAGGTATTAACAAAGCTTTGATTTTAGGAGCTGGAGGGACTGCGCTCGCTCTAGCATTTGCTTTAAAACAAAAGGGTGTAGAGGTTTGTGTGGTAAATCGTAGTGAAAAAAGATTTAAGGATTTTACTCTATATAAAACTAGTCTTTATGATGCTTTAGATGATTTTGATTTTGATTTAGTGATCAATTCAACTTCAGCAGGCCTAAAAGATGATGATTTGCCTTGTGATAAAATACTTTTAGATAAAATTTTAAGTAGAGCAAAATTTGCCTTTGATGTTATTTATGGCAAAGAGACTTCTTTTTTAAAATTGAGTAAAGAGCATAACTTAAAAACAAAAGATGGATTTGATATGCTCTTATGGCAAGCAGTTTTTGCCTTTGAACTTTTTTTTGATGTTAAAGATAAAAGAGAAAAGATTAAAAATGCCATGCAAGAAGCTCTAAAGCTAGAGTCTTAA
- a CDS encoding SPOR domain-containing protein — MENNKNEFDDIILEKSNKSEKMKKILLRVIALVILFLVIMIVMKLINSGEENAENQSILPSEPLNITQDNNADSFESMPITENTSAEDQFEALRRQIQGEQNDNSSVSTSNSNANDNINLTVPDQEVPAEPNTINSEKAAPLNTTAPKQEAKQESKPKEEVKQTVTKKEPAKQAPKQETKQESKTNANDLFKNVDAKPVHPNGLASGIYVQIFSVSNLDQKSRELAAVKQKGYEYKLYKTTVGGKEITKVLIGPFEKANVATELAKIRKEVAKDAFSFTLK; from the coding sequence ATGGAAAATAATAAGAATGAATTTGATGACATTATTTTGGAAAAAAGTAATAAAAGTGAAAAAATGAAAAAAATTCTCTTACGCGTTATTGCTTTGGTAATTTTATTTCTAGTGATTATGATAGTGATGAAACTTATTAATAGTGGCGAAGAAAATGCTGAAAATCAAAGCATTTTACCAAGTGAACCCTTGAATATAACGCAAGATAATAATGCTGATTCTTTTGAGAGTATGCCTATCACTGAGAATACTTCAGCTGAAGATCAATTTGAAGCCTTAAGAAGACAGATTCAAGGAGAGCAAAATGATAATTCTTCAGTATCGACTTCTAATTCTAATGCAAATGATAATATCAATTTAACTGTACCTGATCAAGAAGTGCCTGCTGAACCAAATACGATAAATTCTGAAAAAGCAGCACCTTTAAATACTACAGCTCCTAAGCAAGAAGCAAAACAGGAAAGTAAGCCAAAAGAAGAAGTAAAACAGACTGTTACAAAAAAGGAGCCTGCAAAGCAAGCACCAAAACAAGAAACTAAGCAAGAATCAAAAACAAATGCTAATGATTTGTTTAAAAATGTAGATGCTAAACCTGTTCATCCAAATGGCTTGGCTTCTGGAATTTATGTTCAAATATTTTCAGTAAGTAATTTAGATCAAAAGTCAAGAGAGTTAGCAGCTGTAAAGCAAAAAGGCTATGAATATAAGCTTTATAAAACTACAGTAGGCGGAAAAGAAATCACTAAGGTTTTAATAGGGCCTTTTGAAAAAGCAAATGTTGCAACGGAGTTAGCTAAAATTAGAAAAGAAGTAGCTAAAGACGCTTTTTCCTTCACTCTAAAATGA
- a CDS encoding DUF1882 domain-containing protein: MISPMDLSLIKIISDHYYIRRDKIMKKITHRGRLFFDKFERIDAPLNLNIMREHAAKKIVVAHDLITKDNKVENIVFDYNGFNAERFYHRAQLILREEGFINFTAYKTKTPGHLHLYIHKGHTALNEGYSLASKLSMMFASKMPVEWKVFPSMDIPREFNILILPYEVYQKERGSSWSKHM, from the coding sequence TTGATTTCACCTATGGACCTGTCGCTGATTAAAATAATTAGCGATCATTACTATATACGACGCGATAAGATTATGAAAAAAATAACACATCGAGGTCGTTTATTTTTTGATAAATTTGAAAGGATTGACGCTCCTTTAAATTTAAACATAATGAGAGAACATGCAGCAAAGAAAATTGTTGTTGCCCATGATTTGATCACCAAAGACAATAAGGTAGAAAATATTGTTTTTGATTATAATGGTTTTAATGCTGAAAGATTTTACCATCGTGCGCAGCTTATTTTGCGTGAAGAAGGTTTTATAAATTTTACAGCTTACAAAACGAAGACTCCAGGTCATTTACATCTTTATATTCACAAAGGTCATACTGCATTAAATGAAGGTTATTCTTTAGCGTCTAAACTTTCAATGATGTTTGCAAGTAAAATGCCAGTTGAATGGAAGGTGTTTCCAAGTATGGATATTCCTAGAGAGTTTAATATATTAATATTGCCCTACGAAGTCTATCAAAAAGAACGAGGCAGTTCTTGGTCTAAACATATGTAA
- a CDS encoding serine hydroxymethyltransferase, translated as MSLEQFDKEIFDLTNQELVRQCEGLEMIASENFTLPEVMEVMGSVLTNKYAEGYPAKRYYGGCEFVDEIENLAIERCKKLFNCSFANVQPNSGSQANQGVYAALLNPGDKILGMDLSHGGHLTHGAKVSSSGKMYESFFYGVELDGRINYEKVREIAHIVKPKLIVCGASAYARIIDFSKFREIADEVGAYLFADIAHIAGLVVAGEHPSPFPHAHVVSSTTHKTLRGPRGGIIMTNDEELAKKINSAIFPGIQGGPLMHVIAAKAVGFKFNLSEEWKIYAKQVRSNAQALAKVLMDRKYKLVSDGTDNHLVLMSFLEREFSGKDADLALGNAGITANKNTVPGETRSPFVTSGLRLGTPALTARGFKENEIQIVANYIADILDDIQNTHLQKEIKEKLKTLASNFIIYEKAMF; from the coding sequence ATGAGTTTAGAGCAGTTTGATAAAGAAATTTTTGATTTAACTAACCAAGAGTTAGTGCGTCAATGTGAAGGTCTTGAAATGATAGCAAGTGAGAATTTCACTTTGCCTGAAGTAATGGAAGTAATGGGAAGCGTTTTAACTAACAAATATGCAGAAGGTTATCCAGCTAAGAGATATTATGGAGGCTGTGAATTTGTAGATGAAATCGAAAATTTAGCTATAGAAAGATGTAAAAAACTTTTTAATTGTAGTTTTGCAAATGTGCAACCTAATTCAGGCTCTCAAGCTAATCAAGGCGTTTATGCTGCACTTTTAAATCCAGGTGATAAAATTTTAGGAATGGATCTAAGTCATGGCGGACATTTAACACATGGTGCAAAGGTAAGTTCATCAGGAAAAATGTATGAGAGCTTTTTTTATGGTGTAGAACTTGATGGAAGAATAAACTATGAAAAAGTTAGAGAAATTGCTCATATTGTAAAACCAAAGCTTATTGTATGCGGTGCGAGTGCTTATGCTCGTATTATTGATTTTTCAAAATTTAGAGAGATTGCGGATGAAGTTGGAGCTTATCTTTTCGCAGATATTGCACATATTGCTGGGCTTGTTGTAGCAGGCGAGCACCCAAGTCCATTTCCTCACGCTCATGTAGTAAGTTCTACAACCCATAAAACCTTACGTGGTCCAAGAGGTGGTATCATCATGACTAATGATGAGGAGCTTGCTAAAAAAATAAATTCAGCTATTTTTCCAGGTATCCAAGGTGGACCATTGATGCATGTTATCGCTGCTAAAGCTGTAGGATTTAAATTTAATCTTAGCGAAGAATGGAAAATTTATGCCAAGCAAGTAAGAAGCAATGCACAAGCTTTAGCTAAGGTTTTAATGGATAGAAAGTATAAACTCGTAAGCGATGGAACAGATAATCATCTTGTATTAATGAGCTTTTTGGAGCGCGAGTTCAGTGGAAAAGATGCTGATTTGGCTTTGGGTAATGCAGGAATTACGGCGAATAAAAATACTGTGCCTGGTGAAACTAGAAGTCCATTTGTAACAAGTGGATTAAGGTTAGGAACACCTGCTCTTACAGCTAGAGGTTTTAAAGAAAACGAAATTCAAATAGTTGCCAACTATATAGCTGATATTTTAGATGATATTCAAAACACTCATTTGCAAAAAGAAATCAAGGAAAAACTCAAAACTCTTGCAAGTAATTTTATAATCTATGAAAAGGCAATGTTTTGA
- the lysS gene encoding lysine--tRNA ligase codes for MFDNILEQQRIQKANEFKNVGVNPYPHFLVKELSLADFKKKFSYIFDTENKRDESISSVVSGRLKLLRIAGKSIFANIEDESENLQIYFSKDSLGEEKFNLFKKNLEVGDIILAKGFPFVTKTGEFSLHASEITLATKSIVPLPEKYHGLTDVEQRYRKRYVDMIMNAEVRKDFLIRSKVVSLIRHFFEEKGFLEVETPMMHPIAGGANAKPFVTFHNSLGVERFLRIAPELYLKRLVVGGFEAVFEINRCFRNEGMDLTHNPEFTTIEFYWAYHNYKDLMDLTEELFALLLEKLQLGKIIEFDGQKIDFSKPFERITYKDALKKYGALSDEIIENKDKILEKLKKDGFEANDKLDLGHLQAELFDNYVESKLIDPTFITDFPISISPLSRRSDKNSEIAERFELFVCGRELANGFNELNDPLDQYERFLKQIEAKNAGDEEACEMDEDFVNALGYGMPPTAGQGIGIDRLVMLLTNKKSIRDVILFPAMRPLKTELKEDKE; via the coding sequence ATGTTTGACAATATTTTAGAACAACAAAGAATTCAAAAGGCTAACGAGTTTAAAAACGTAGGAGTAAATCCTTATCCCCATTTTTTAGTTAAAGAACTTTCTTTAGCAGATTTTAAAAAGAAATTTAGCTATATTTTTGATACTGAAAATAAACGTGATGAAAGTATTTCTTCGGTCGTTTCTGGACGCTTAAAGCTTCTTAGGATAGCTGGAAAATCTATATTTGCCAATATAGAAGATGAGAGTGAAAATTTGCAAATTTATTTTAGCAAAGATTCTTTAGGCGAGGAAAAATTTAATTTATTTAAAAAAAATCTTGAAGTAGGTGATATTATCCTTGCAAAAGGCTTCCCTTTTGTTACCAAAACGGGAGAATTTAGCTTGCATGCAAGTGAAATCACTTTAGCAACTAAATCAATAGTGCCATTGCCTGAAAAATACCACGGACTTACGGATGTAGAGCAAAGATATCGTAAGCGTTATGTAGATATGATTATGAATGCAGAGGTTAGAAAGGATTTTTTGATTCGCTCTAAGGTTGTAAGTTTGATTCGTCACTTTTTCGAAGAAAAAGGCTTTTTAGAGGTTGAAACTCCTATGATGCACCCAATTGCAGGTGGTGCAAATGCTAAACCTTTCGTAACTTTTCATAATTCTTTAGGAGTTGAGAGATTTTTAAGAATTGCACCCGAACTTTATTTAAAAAGACTTGTAGTAGGTGGCTTTGAAGCGGTTTTTGAAATCAATCGTTGTTTTAGAAATGAAGGTATGGATCTTACCCATAATCCTGAATTTACTACAATTGAATTTTATTGGGCTTATCATAATTATAAAGATTTAATGGATCTTACCGAAGAACTTTTTGCCTTGCTTTTAGAAAAATTGCAATTGGGAAAAATCATAGAATTTGATGGACAAAAAATCGATTTTTCTAAACCTTTTGAGAGAATTACTTATAAAGATGCGCTTAAAAAATATGGTGCTTTGAGTGATGAGATTATTGAAAATAAAGATAAGATTTTAGAGAAATTAAAAAAAGATGGCTTTGAAGCAAATGATAAGCTTGATTTAGGACATTTACAAGCTGAGCTTTTTGATAATTATGTAGAAAGTAAGCTTATTGACCCTACTTTTATCACAGATTTTCCAATATCCATTAGCCCACTTTCTCGTCGTAGTGACAAAAATTCCGAGATAGCAGAACGCTTTGAGCTTTTTGTGTGTGGTAGAGAACTGGCTAATGGTTTTAATGAATTAAATGATCCTTTGGATCAATATGAAAGATTTTTAAAGCAAATTGAGGCTAAGAACGCAGGTGATGAAGAAGCTTGCGAAATGGATGAAGATTTTGTAAATGCTTTAGGATATGGTATGCCACCAACAGCAGGACAAGGTATAGGGATAGATAGATTGGTAATGCTTTTAACAAATAAAAAATCTATTCGAGATGTGATATTGTTTCCAGCTATGAGGCCATTAAAAACAGAATTAAAGGAGGATAAAGAATGA
- a CDS encoding Fur family transcriptional regulator: protein MLIENVEYDVLLERFKKILRQGGLKYTKQREILLKTLYHSDTHYTPESLYMEIKQAEPDLNVGIATVYRTLNLLEEAEMVTSISFGSAGKKYELANKPHHDHMICKNCGKIIEFENPIIERQQALIAKEHGFKLTGHLMQLYGVCNNCNQKAKVKI, encoded by the coding sequence ATGTTGATTGAGAATGTAGAATACGATGTATTATTAGAAAGATTTAAGAAAATTTTACGACAAGGCGGTCTTAAATATACCAAACAAAGAGAAATTTTACTTAAAACCTTGTATCATAGTGATACACACTATACTCCTGAAAGTTTATATATGGAGATTAAACAAGCAGAACCGGATTTAAATGTAGGTATTGCTACGGTTTATAGAACTTTAAATTTGCTTGAAGAAGCAGAGATGGTTACTTCTATATCGTTTGGTTCGGCTGGAAAAAAATACGAGCTTGCAAACAAACCACATCATGATCATATGATTTGTAAAAATTGTGGAAAAATTATAGAATTTGAAAATCCTATCATTGAAAGACAGCAAGCCTTGATTGCTAAAGAGCATGGATTCAAACTTACTGGCCACTTAATGCAACTTTATGGTGTATGTAACAATTGTAATCAAAAAGCTAAGGTAAAAATTTAA
- a CDS encoding CvpA family protein: protein MEFYWFDAFILGFTLLLGLKGIVNGLIKEVFGLLGIIGGVFIASKYASQAAEFIQNTFYKIENQSLAEFAGFLATLIIVWIICLILGNFLSKLVKLSGLGFLDRLGGFIFGGAKVFLIFAILVFCVARIDFLNDKLNQFAQNSFTLTPLKNIGSFIMNQPLAANGLGQIDQNLQDIRDDLSTTQGE from the coding sequence ATGGAATTTTACTGGTTTGATGCTTTTATTTTAGGTTTTACGCTACTTTTGGGTCTTAAGGGTATTGTAAATGGTTTGATTAAAGAAGTATTTGGCTTACTCGGGATCATTGGTGGTGTTTTTATTGCTTCAAAATACGCTTCGCAAGCTGCAGAATTTATTCAAAATACTTTCTATAAAATAGAAAATCAAAGCTTGGCTGAGTTTGCAGGATTTCTAGCGACTTTAATTATTGTTTGGATAATTTGTCTTATACTCGGCAATTTTCTTTCCAAATTAGTTAAATTAAGCGGTTTGGGATTTTTAGATCGCTTGGGAGGATTTATTTTTGGAGGTGCAAAGGTGTTTTTAATTTTTGCAATTTTAGTTTTTTGCGTAGCACGCATCGATTTTTTAAATGATAAATTAAATCAATTTGCCCAAAATAGCTTCACCTTAACTCCTCTTAAAAATATAGGGTCATTTATAATGAATCAGCCTCTAGCGGCAAATGGCTTGGGTCAAATTGATCAAAATTTGCAAGATATTAGAGACGATTTAAGTACTACTCAAGGAGAATAA
- the gatC gene encoding Asp-tRNA(Asn)/Glu-tRNA(Gln) amidotransferase subunit GatC, with protein sequence MQIDEKLLSKLEKLSALQIEEEKRSEVIRELSEIVNFVEKLNELDLSSSEVTISTIKGGTPFRSDSVNSSSVVETVLNHAPKSNDHFFIVPKIIE encoded by the coding sequence ATGCAAATAGATGAAAAATTGCTTAGCAAACTTGAAAAACTAAGTGCTTTGCAAATTGAAGAAGAAAAAAGAAGCGAAGTGATTCGCGAACTTAGCGAGATTGTGAATTTTGTCGAGAAGTTAAATGAATTGGATTTAAGCTCTTCAGAAGTTACAATCAGCACTATTAAGGGTGGAACACCTTTTAGAAGTGATAGTGTCAATAGTAGCAGTGTGGTAGAAACGGTTTTAAATCATGCTCCAAAAAGCAATGATCATTTTTTCATTGTTCCTAAAATCATTGAGTGA